A stretch of DNA from Ctenopharyngodon idella isolate HZGC_01 chromosome 6, HZGC01, whole genome shotgun sequence:
TTCCCATCACAGAGATGGCTTTTCATGTCTCCATTTGGAATACAGCACTAGAGTCCCTGTCAAAGTTTTCTGAGCTCAGATTCAGACTATATGTGTCCTTCCCCCTTTTAACTCCATTCAGGAAGATGAAAATGGTGGATATTGTAGCACAGAAAATGCCATCAGAGAGTGACGTGCATATGGCCCGGAGCTTTCTCACGAAGATTTTACGAAGTTCCATGAGGTATCGTATCAATATATCCACAAGAAAACCCATTTCCTTTCCTGTACCACCCAGTCTAGTAATGATGATCTACAATCATATTCCTTCCATGGCCTTGTGATATCATCCATCAAAAGTTCAAATTTCCATCCATTAGTTTTCCACCTTGCATACACTTTACATTCTTCATTCAGGGTTCCCACGATCATGAAATGCCTGGAAAAATCACTGGATTTTAAAATAGTGATTTCCAGGTCTGGAAAATCATGAGAATTAGTGAACTGAAAATAAAGGAAATTtctctaaaatatttatttgctaGAAATTGCTCTTTATGAGTGTAATCtcaataaagtatttttttttaaaaatccttatccAGCATTATTGGTCATTGATCGAAGGTGTGGGAACCCTGTATTTGACagtgtatttgtatttgtatgtacaatatttttgacttgtttgAATTGTTGTGGCAGTTAAATAAAAGTTCaataacaattatatatttgtttatttcactTCATGCATCCCAGAAAGAACCGATTTACAGGGTATGTTACTGTGGTATGAGTGTTGAGAGAGTGGAATTGTGGTTTACAGCAATTTAATTTGGTGTTTTCAGGTGTTAGTCTTTTATTTGTGGATGACAATCGAAAAACTTTGCGTTGATGGTGAATGACTGCAACATCGGCATGCTCACAGGCAACTTTTCTGTCTCTTGCCATGATCATTATACTACTCCCATAATCATCTACCATGTTTTGACACTCTTCTGTCCTTCAGAATAGTTGTAGTGATGCTTGGTGATCTGTGTTTGCCATTTGTTTTACAGCTTTTCACAAGCAACATTTTATTGCCTTGTTTTCTAATTTTCCTTTTCTTCTCTACCCATTTCTCTATCCTTATTTCTTTCCCGTTTGCTGCCCACAGGAGAAATGAACCCATGAGCAGACCTCACTCCTGGCATGCCACCAAATTCAACGAGAGCCACTCAGAAGCCAAAACCCAGTCCACACCCTCACCAGTCTGGCAAACAAGATATGATGCAAGGTAATTGAAGAGacagaaaataatttgtttCTGTCTATATTGCTTCTTTCAGTAAAGAATTAGTAATGAAGGCCtctatttttcctttttaaatatacattgaaTAGCACAAACTCTTCATATTGCTTACTGCAGTTGCATTTGCTAGTTCATACAGCCTCtacacatgtttgtttttcttagtTCATTCTCCTCTGAACTCTCAACTGACTGGGAGCAAACAAATCTACAGAGAGTATCTGATCAGTTCAGCTCTTTGGGGAGTATGGACAGCCTAGAGCATAGCTCTCATCCCTATCCACCTGGCTGTCTTTCCCCAAGTAAGTCCAACAATAACAGCATTGAACATTTGGGCGGTGGTAAACGAGACTCTGCATACAGCTCCTTTTCTACAAGCTCAGGAACCCCAGATTACACACTGTCTAAAAGTAACGCTGCATCCACTGAAAACATGCTGTACAAAATTAATCAGTGGGACTCAAGTGGCAGGCACAGCAATGGCAGGCATAGCCAAAACTTAAACGAAGGGGTACGACAAGATGAGAGGCTTGGATACTTGCAGCATCTCTCAAGTACAGTTAACCATGAGATCCCAAGAGCCGAAGAACAGCCAGGAACTCGGCATTCAAACTCTGGAAGAGTTAGTATTGGACCTGTCTGGCATGTCCCAGATATGAAGAAAAACATGGTATCCTGTACCCCACCTCCCACTCCACCGACACGCAGTGATAGTTTTGCAGCCACCAAGGTTCATGAAAAGGGTCTGATCACAGGCACCTCCGAGGGCCTTGGTGGTCATGCCCAGTTAAAGCCTCAGGTGAAAGCATTACAAAAGGCTGGAGAAACCTATGAAAGCACGCAAAGGTCTCACCAAGTCTTCGAGACAGGTCTTGAGAGTCGACGCGATTTTAACCTGCCATCCAAAAATGATTCTTCAAATTCTTGCATTTCATCCAATGCCTATCATCAGTATTCCAACAGTATGTCATCAGACAAGACATACTCCCTATCAACCACAGATGTCAGAGATAGACATCCATCTTATGCCCATTTTCCATACCATCCACGGCAGTACAGCGACGAGGGCACTTTTCACGCTCAAACTAGGACAGTGCCAGCAGTGAATCCTCCATTCAGTGGCTACTTTAGTAGTATGCAGGAGCTGCCCACAAACAACCACATGCAACTCAACAACCAGAATCAAGCTAAACGGCCAGCTGCATCACTTTGCGGTCTTTTTGGGGTTACCTCCCACCATATCACTCAGGGAATGACACAGGTTTCTTTAGTGAGAGTTGATGACTCTAAAGCTTCTGCAGTCTCAGAAATGTCACACAGTGGACGGGACAGGATGTCCATAGGTTCTCAAGGAGGAGCTAAAGACCGCTATTTCCCTCCTCAGTCACAGCACCATGATACAGATCATAAGGACAATAATGTCTCCTTCAAACAAAGTGACAACCACCATCGCATTTTATCTGCTCCATGTAATCCCTTGAATATGCCCGATTCAACAAAACCTTCTGAGCTGAGGGGGAGCCAAAAGCAACATTATATGTCTGGCTCAGATGAGCATTCTAGTAGTTATCCCTACAGTAAGCAACCTGAGCACAGGAGAAATGCTGGCCATCTCCATCATAAAGAATACTCACAACAACCTCTTCCAAATAAAAGCGAGACAAAGATATGTCCCCAAAAAACACCTATGTTGTATTCTCTGGCCCAAGAGCGCAATGACATGGATGACTGTCAAGATGAGATCAACAGTGGAAGTGCAGAACAAGAAGCCATTGACAGTCAGAGCAGCAAACAGGCAAGACGGAGTGACCGTTTTGCCACCACCTTGCGCAACGAGATCCAGATGAGAAGGGCCCAGCTTCAAAAGAGTCGAAGCGCAGCCACTTTAGAAAGTCCGGTTGAAGCTGTAGAGGCGGCTGCTGTCTGGAAGACCACTTCTCCCTCTACGGATGGCTGCTTTTCTAGCTCTTATAAAGACCATCTGAAAGAAGCCCAGGCCAGAGTCCTCCAGGCTACGTCTTTTAGGCGAAAAGACCTAGAGCCAGTATTGTTCGAGCATCCAGGCACTGAGGGTTCTACTTGGAATGACACAACTCCGCTTCCAAGTGTCTCCGAAGTCCCACCTAGCAAACCCACCTCAGGGAGTAATCAGGTGCTTCGCATTGGTAGCCGCAAGCGGTTTTCTGCAGAAAAGAAAGTTCGGTCTTTTTCTGAGCCAGATAAAATTCATGAAGTAGGAGCTGATGAGCGCTCCCCTATGCCTGACAATGCTGTACCTTTAGAAAATCGGCACAGATTCTATGAATCAGCAGGAAAAGCAGCTTTCCCTAAACCTATGCCAAAGCAAAACCTGCAGATATCTGAAGACAACAGACTGTCCAAATCTGGAGGCATGCACTATTCTGCAAAGAGTGACACGGCAGGGCGGAGTAAAAGTGATAGCTCAACCCCCATTGAACAGTACCTTAATGGAGGTCAGGATGACCCACTCTCAGTGAACCGACAAGCCATGCTAGAACAACAGCGACTTGGTACCTTTGCAGAGTATGAAGCCAAATGGAACATCCAGAGGAAGACGACTGAACCAAGGGTATCTGGACGATACCACTCCGCTGACAACATCCTTGATACAGGAAAAGAGGGACAGAGTAAACCCAGCTGTGTGCATGAAAGATCCAGATCCTCCCCTTCTGCTGACTTCTATGGACAGGTtagttatttcatatttaatgaaGCCGTGATTTAATTCTGTTGTTATATCTGTTCTAATTGGTGTAAACTATTTACAAAACGTACtgtcagtttgtttttgtttagaaaCTATCATAAAACAAAAGTGACTTGAGTCTCACATGTAGCTCCAATGAATAGCAATTATAGCAATACAAAGGCTGGAACTTAGTCAAACATTAAACTAAGTACAAAAAGTCACACCCTCAGACCAGGAAAGTTGAAAGTAAGATCATGTCAACCAACCAAGCCAATAATTAGGATAGTCAAGTCTTAAAATAGCAAAAGTTTACAGTAGAGATATATTAATACCTGAACAAGGAGATTAAGTTTTATGTGTGTTATATTCCTCCCAGAAACTACCAGTTCAAGAAAAGAAGACAGCTGACTATTCCAAACCTGAGAAAAATCTCTCTGAACAGGATAAGAATAGTACAAGGTGAGTgctgtaatgttatttttccatTGCCTTGCAAGTTGTTTAAAGGGTAAAAAGATAATACATACTTTTAGTATGCTGATTGAGTATCAaagtactttttttcttttttatgttcaTGATACTCCTGGGCATGTTTGAAACTAAACCAGACAACTTTTCCCTTTGtaatggaaattatacagatGCCATCAGTCCTGGCTGAGATTGTGTCAGTGTGTCAGTGAAACTATTCCAGTGCTAATGGCTCTGATCTTGGCCTTGTTGCAAACAGAAATCCACAGTTGGGTCATCAGTCAGCCCTCGCTGGGTCAAAAACAGACAGTAGACTCTTTATGGTCCTTGCAGTCTTGGGATTTAGCCCAGCTGTGACAGCACTGCTATCCTCACTGACTGGGCTTTGTGTTACAAGGAGATGGTTTTGAGGTGTAGGCATGTGAGTATGACATAGGAAGTGTCCAATCAGTCCATTCATAATAAGGCCAAAGAGTAAAATAGCAACCtaaatgtcatttttgctttgtgctttttatttattttttttatttacagattttgccctatttcagtgttttaaactttttacaCTGTGCAAAGATAAGACtattcaattacatttttactctGCATGTACATTACAGTCTGTATTGCATTTTACCCTGAAAGGATCATGAATGATAGCCCTGTACTCTGCTAAGAAGAAACTTGATCCAATTCATAATGCTGAACGTTCAGAATTTTAAAACCATCTGGATGAAGAATAGAGGGCTTGTATGTATATTTTGCCCttgaataatgtattaaattggCACAGAAAGGAAGTAGCATCAGCTGTGATAGTATGGATTGCTGCGCATGAAATGACCTCCAGTTACCTTGGCAAGTGTTGAATCATATATTTTCTTGTCTAGCCTGTGAAACGTGTTAAATTGATCCTGCAATCTCTCACTTACTTTATAGTTTAGAAAACACAATATAAAAGCAAATGTGTCCTTTGAAGATCCAGCTTATGTATAATGGATAGCTGGCTGGGATGTTATTCCATTTGCATGTAAACTTTTTAGGTGGGGCTCCAGTAGTGTGAGTCAAATTGGATATTTACTCTCAATGTTTCAGATGTAAATTAGATGCATATTGAAGTGACTCTTTCTGCCAAAGCAACAAATATACATTTCTAACATCACAAACAGCTTCCAGTTATGTGTGTAACAGATGACCTACCTATTTATCTTACATTCTGTTCTTCtcgtatttatatatatattttccaaatcTTTTAGGCATTTCATCCACTGGTTTCTCCAAGTCATTTTCTTAGACTTCTATGTGTAGACATAAGGAGTGGCAAACTTGAATAAGCAAGTTACCGCCAAACATCCATCATCCAAAGCCTTGTAAATTGCCCCCTATGAAAGGTTTTGTCGTGATTCTTGCTTTTAATTAAGGTGCTGTGGAGAGCAAACTATGAATTATACCATAGACCTGCATCTTCGCTTCATAGCCCtatgagttttttttaaatcgttgTTTAAATGTCAAACTTCCTGTCTCCTACCCAATGATTTCATTTATGTGCAAACACACGACTCAATTATAAAAAGCTAGTTGAAAAGTCCTAGCTGAAAAGTCCTAGCTGAAAGAATACTTCACTGATACTGACAGACTTCTAATGTTAGAAACTCCCTTTTGCGACTGTTAGTACAgctattgtttatttattagtaCATCTAATGTGGAATAAATCCAGTTGGAAACATTTCAATTGAGCTACAAGCGTTTTGGCCCCACCCAGTGAGATTACATATGTTCAGGGCTACAGGAAGCACCTGTCGCTTAGATGAGAACTCACAATCATCAGAGGTGAGCGCTGCTTCTCATACAGGATTGGTATTTAGCCATTTTATAGCAACTTTAAAGTTGTATATGGCCAGTAGCGGGAGTACCTGGATTATGGACTTTTTTGCTTGAAGTTTTTCTGATGAAGTTTGAGTCCTTCTGGGTCTGTAAGATTAACTTCATTCTGTTTTACTTGATAGGTAAATGCAGGTCAATTTTAAGTAAAATGCACAGTGAACAATGAAAACGTACAGTTGCTTATACACATGCAGAGATGTTTGATATGTAGACGTTTCTGGTACTGGTAGAACATGTTTTGTCATAGTACACACTTTATCAAACAAGGGAAGTTAGCAAGAGACTGTGTTTGATTAAAGGTGGGGTGCTGTGGACAAAAGCTTACATGGTATTACAGCGGAGACGTTCTGCATGCCAGTTCATGCCGAGATCAAATGCATGTGTTAGAGACTGTATAGTATCAGAAAGACTACTGCATCCTACGTAAATGTTACCAGTGTATGCATGCTGTACTAATGACATCTGCAAAGAAAGCATGTATCAGATAAAATGAATGACTATTAAAGCGCATACTCTGTATTTCTACATCTTACATTTCcttaattctttttttctgcacTTTGCCATTTGTCTTCCTTTTGTATACTAAAGTTCAAAAggttgaggtcagtaagattgtttacttttaaaatgaatacttttattcagtttaATAGTGAggac
This window harbors:
- the shroom2a gene encoding protein Shroom2 isoform X6, which encodes MSRPHSWHATKFNESHSEAKTQSTPSPVWQTRYDASSFSSELSTDWEQTNLQRVSDQFSSLGSMDSLEHSSHPYPPGCLSPSKSNNNSIEHLGGGKRDSAYSSFSTSSGTPDYTLSKSNAASTENMLYKINQWDSSGRHSNGRHSQNLNEGVRQDERLGYLQHLSSTVNHEIPRAEEQPGTRHSNSGRVSIGPVWHVPDMKKNMVSCTPPPTPPTRSDSFAATKVHEKGLITGTSEGLGGHAQLKPQVKALQKAGETYESTQRSHQVFETGLESRRDFNLPSKNDSSNSCISSNAYHQYSNSMSSDKTYSLSTTDVRDRHPSYAHFPYHPRQYSDEGTFHAQTRTVPAVNPPFSGYFSSMQELPTNNHMQLNNQNQAKRPAASLCGLFGVTSHHITQGMTQVSLVRVDDSKASAVSEMSHSGRDRMSIGSQGGAKDRYFPPQSQHHDTDHKDNNVSFKQSDNHHRILSAPCNPLNMPDSTKPSELRGSQKQHYMSGSDEHSSSYPYSKQPEHRRNAGHLHHKEYSQQPLPNKSETKICPQKTPMLYSLAQERNDMDDCQDEINSGSAEQEAIDSQSSKQARRSDRFATTLRNEIQMRRAQLQKSRSAATLESPVEAVEAAAVWKTTSPSTDGCFSSSYKDHLKEAQARVLQATSFRRKDLEPVLFEHPGTEGSTWNDTTPLPSVSEVPPSKPTSGSNQVLRIGSRKRFSAEKKVRSFSEPDKIHEVGADERSPMPDNAVPLENRHRFYESAGKAAFPKPMPKQNLQISEDNRLSKSGGMHYSAKSDTAGRSKSDSSTPIEQYLNGGQDDPLSVNRQAMLEQQRLGTFAEYEAKWNIQRKTTEPRVSGRYHSADNILDTGKEGQSKPSCVHERSRSSPSADFYGQKLPVQEKKTADYSKPEKNLSEQDKNSTRLNEKGYSELVCKEKLEAPPLALTEDLEKKTLDPLSSHHKPALHFSDHSTQSEPSALSKNKSSVLLPHLEKYKCPEGTPPPLSSFQEVQPGSQGGVLASLSPVNNQSSASVSAPIPWKGLEQSKGPIREEELQQELVPPPFPPPPPPAVLPTQQTAGPTQPTMDGQRSPSPQFAPQRLTDKPPVSVSIQDEAPGRMDRVKDENTSVKKVPIKIVHSERNTEKEGRQYLDLPSETPVSSQEPGVTHLQSLGNPDQSYSLFCTYTRQKDQGPEPRDTDMGPLKDQGPQTNVNPIFNELHGLQTSPSLDQSSNGLSSHPLQLEDDEKRKELARDIMDKDKSLVDILDQSKMKTTMDLMEGIFPQGEQLLEEAQQRRKAAPKQLSPRNSVEKKEEDNLVVATALVTNSTYYSTSAPKAELLNMMKDMQEQSVEHNSEEELEEDNESDLANKKHELIDSLSKKLQVLKEAQESLQEDVQDNNALGEDVEAIVQGVCKPNELDKFRMFVGDLDKVVNLLLSLSGRLARVENALNSLEEDASQEERHTLTEKRKLLIRQHEDAKELKENLDRRERVVYDILASYLPEESMADYEHFVKMKSALIIEQRKLEDKIKLGEEQLKCLMDSLPMDQRTTN